A part of Hippea maritima DSM 10411 genomic DNA contains:
- a CDS encoding energy transducer TonB: protein MLLFLLRPMPILIQPNSWRVYNVSLIYPAKPKIGKKQVALSATLAKIHPRDPIVKQKYSAKEIQNQSKKITKKHLSYSHISPHKKAVQKTEKLVKTKSAMHKVMQTTTSGNRLKNNTKFTGTPQETNQINTSEKPKAISKNSYPSIFNWISSHKFYPISAIYKEEEGRVNLSFYIKKDGTITHINTIKKSYEELNKAALKILKSSSPIPADILKSARIKLPAYVVLAVTFKLEDN, encoded by the coding sequence GTGCTGCTCTTTTTGCTTAGGCCAATGCCTATACTTATTCAGCCAAACAGTTGGAGAGTTTATAATGTTAGCCTAATCTACCCCGCAAAACCAAAAATAGGCAAAAAACAAGTAGCTCTCTCAGCTACGCTTGCCAAAATTCACCCCCGCGATCCAATTGTAAAACAAAAGTACTCAGCTAAAGAAATACAAAATCAATCAAAAAAAATAACAAAGAAACATTTATCTTATTCTCACATAAGTCCACATAAAAAAGCAGTACAAAAAACAGAGAAGTTAGTAAAAACAAAAAGTGCTATGCATAAAGTAATGCAAACCACCACATCAGGGAATCGCCTAAAAAATAACACCAAGTTCACTGGTACACCCCAAGAAACAAATCAAATTAACACATCAGAAAAACCAAAGGCTATATCTAAAAACTCATACCCATCTATATTCAATTGGATATCGTCTCATAAATTCTACCCAATATCTGCTATATACAAAGAAGAAGAAGGTAGAGTAAACTTGAGTTTTTACATAAAGAAAGACGGAACAATAACACACATAAACACAATAAAGAAAAGCTATGAAGAACTCAACAAAGCTGCCTTGAAAATATTGAAGAGTTCATCCCCTATACCAGCTGATATATTAAAAAGTGCCAGAATTAAACTTCCTGCCTATGTTGTTTTGGCTGTAACATTTAAACTTGAAGATAATTAA
- a CDS encoding ABC transporter ATP-binding protein: MIEVESVCFTYGNKRVLENISFIVENGSFFCIAGPNGAGKSTLVKIVGRALRPSCGLVKLKSKDIWSFDAKSFAKAVAMIPQSPFYNFLRIREFVLTGRIPHFSVFQFRQTKKDKEAVDTALSLCGLDGLADEFMHKISGGERQLVFLARALASNPEVLIMDEPLSNLDINNQEKILYLLKYLKVKFGLTIVGVLHDLNIVSEFADRVLVLKDGQVKALGKPSEVINGELINKVYGAKNVEVFKKPQNSNPFVYIANI; this comes from the coding sequence ATGATAGAGGTAGAATCTGTTTGTTTTACCTATGGAAATAAGCGGGTTCTTGAGAATATTAGTTTTATTGTAGAAAATGGGAGCTTTTTTTGTATAGCTGGGCCAAACGGCGCAGGCAAATCAACGCTTGTAAAGATTGTAGGGAGGGCATTGAGGCCTTCCTGTGGTTTAGTTAAGCTAAAGAGTAAGGATATATGGTCTTTTGATGCCAAGAGTTTTGCTAAAGCTGTTGCGATGATACCCCAGTCTCCATTTTACAATTTTTTAAGGATTAGAGAATTTGTTCTCACCGGTAGAATACCTCATTTTTCTGTGTTTCAATTTAGGCAAACAAAAAAAGATAAAGAAGCTGTAGATACAGCTTTGAGTTTATGTGGCCTTGATGGCTTGGCTGATGAGTTTATGCACAAAATCAGTGGGGGTGAAAGGCAGCTTGTTTTTCTGGCTAGGGCTTTGGCTTCCAATCCAGAGGTGCTGATTATGGATGAACCTCTTTCAAATCTGGATATAAACAATCAAGAGAAAATTCTGTATTTACTTAAATACCTTAAGGTGAAATTTGGGTTAACTATAGTGGGTGTTTTGCATGATTTGAATATTGTAAGTGAATTTGCCGATAGAGTCTTAGTGCTAAAAGATGGGCAGGTAAAAGCTTTAGGTAAACCTTCAGAAGTTATAAACGGCGAACTTATAAATAAGGTATATGGGGCTAAAAATGTGGAGGTTTTTAAAAAACCCCAAAACTCAAACCCGTTTGTTTATATAGCAAATATTTAA
- a CDS encoding FecCD family ABC transporter permease: MKNSIKYALFLSFLVVSFVASLASGDSGFSLKELLLGLKGSNIDHVILFKLRLPRVVFGFFVGGALSVCGVILQALFRNPLTEPYTLGVSGGAALGVVISSLFNLERFAPLSGFLGSMFIVLTIYGFTIKKGRLSLDSMLLVGVMTSFISSSLVLFIMALSDPQKLHGIIFWMMGSLQWPTNFALWLVGLSSVSVAVIAFLFSWNLNALSIGEEDALYLGVDVETTKRVMFFISSLAVGISVSFAGIIGFVGLVVPHFFRIVFSQDHRFLVLLSFFGGGAFLILCDAIARSVVAPVELPVGVITGIIGGLAFIWAFLKTREFS; the protein is encoded by the coding sequence TTGAAAAACTCGATTAAGTATGCATTGTTTCTATCTTTTTTGGTTGTCTCATTTGTTGCTTCTTTAGCAAGCGGAGATAGCGGTTTTTCTTTAAAGGAACTTCTGTTAGGTCTTAAGGGCTCAAATATCGATCATGTTATACTGTTTAAACTAAGATTACCGCGCGTTGTTTTTGGGTTTTTTGTTGGCGGTGCTTTGAGTGTTTGTGGTGTTATACTTCAGGCACTTTTTAGAAATCCTTTAACAGAACCCTATACGCTTGGGGTTTCCGGCGGTGCTGCTTTAGGTGTAGTGATAAGTTCTTTGTTTAATCTTGAAAGATTTGCACCGTTAAGTGGATTTTTAGGTTCTATGTTTATTGTTTTGACCATTTATGGTTTTACTATAAAAAAGGGTAGGTTAAGCCTTGATAGTATGCTGCTTGTAGGTGTTATGACAAGCTTTATATCGTCATCTTTAGTGTTGTTTATAATGGCTTTGTCGGATCCGCAAAAGCTACATGGCATAATATTCTGGATGATGGGCTCCCTCCAATGGCCGACAAATTTTGCTTTATGGCTTGTTGGGCTCTCATCGGTTAGTGTGGCTGTTATAGCCTTTTTGTTTAGCTGGAATTTGAATGCTCTCTCTATTGGGGAGGAGGATGCTTTGTATCTTGGCGTAGATGTTGAGACAACAAAGAGGGTTATGTTTTTTATTTCTTCTTTGGCTGTGGGGATTAGTGTATCTTTTGCCGGCATTATAGGTTTTGTTGGTCTGGTTGTGCCGCATTTCTTTAGGATAGTGTTTTCTCAAGATCATAGGTTTCTTGTTCTGCTTTCTTTCTTTGGGGGAGGCGCATTTTTAATTCTTTGCGATGCCATTGCAAGGAGTGTTGTAGCACCTGTTGAGTTACCTGTTGGTGTTATAACAGGAATTATTGGTGGTTTGGCTTTTATCTGGGCTTTTTTGAAAACCAGGGAGTTTTCTTGA
- a CDS encoding ABC transporter substrate-binding protein produces MNFIFFNIIDAAMWFNGMLLRRVFYIVLLFCSISLVGLANDKIVSLTPAATREIIMLKKAEALVGCSSYGVLPNGLNIRRVGSVVGADIETILKLKPDLVIVSSLMNPNDINKMSSLGLNVVIFNSPKSFDDICNQMLRLANLIDREDLANRIVKRAKRMVFKIKKATEELNKVKVFVQIGANPVFTANKDSFINDFITFAGGINIAANVRNGIYSPAEVIRSNPDAIIISQMGFDGVKQAKRWRQFKFLNAVKNNKILILDDYSLCSPDPLSFAKTLLKIAKFLHPEVDFEKLD; encoded by the coding sequence GTGAATTTCATCTTTTTTAATATAATTGATGCAGCTATGTGGTTTAATGGTATGTTATTGAGGCGTGTTTTTTATATTGTTTTGCTGTTTTGTTCTATTAGTTTGGTTGGGCTTGCAAATGACAAGATTGTGTCTTTAACGCCGGCTGCAACCCGTGAAATCATTATGTTGAAAAAAGCTGAGGCGCTTGTGGGTTGTAGCAGTTATGGTGTTTTACCGAATGGGCTTAACATAAGACGTGTTGGAAGTGTGGTTGGTGCAGATATAGAAACTATTCTAAAGCTCAAGCCCGATTTAGTTATAGTTAGTTCTCTTATGAACCCAAACGATATAAATAAGATGAGCTCTCTTGGATTGAATGTTGTGATTTTTAATAGCCCCAAAAGCTTTGATGATATATGCAATCAGATGCTTAGGCTTGCTAATCTGATAGATAGGGAAGACTTGGCCAATCGTATAGTCAAAAGAGCCAAGAGAATGGTTTTTAAGATCAAAAAGGCCACAGAAGAATTGAATAAAGTCAAGGTGTTTGTTCAGATAGGCGCAAATCCTGTGTTTACAGCAAACAAAGATTCCTTTATAAACGATTTTATAACATTTGCTGGCGGTATCAATATAGCTGCCAATGTCAGAAATGGGATATATTCACCTGCTGAGGTTATAAGGAGTAATCCTGATGCTATCATAATATCTCAAATGGGTTTTGATGGTGTAAAGCAGGCTAAAAGGTGGAGGCAATTTAAGTTTTTGAATGCAGTAAAGAACAACAAGATCCTGATTCTGGATGATTATAGCCTGTGCAGTCCAGACCCTTTGTCTTTTGCCAAAACACTTCTTAAGATAGCCAAGTTTTTGCATCCTGAGGTGGACTTTGAAAAACTCGATTAA
- a CDS encoding IS1634 family transposase: protein MLQQKAVIKNMDHLGLIAGMIDELKIAETIDDEIPSSSKSKNLSYGEATKAMILNGLGYVNKQLYLTPLFFKDKPLKRLFGRDVDFSWFNDDALGRTLDKLFEYGVSELYEKIASRALKILNLTPSTIHLDSASFHLDGKYPNQKTKEEKEKEKGKVKERNGKEEKGNNSEGKWGKGGKEEEYEPTPVFITQGYSRDHHPELNQVVLNLIVEHKAGIPIWMKPADGNKIDTQAFANIVKEHINSLKNANNTKTKVIADAALFSSKTMEEFKKNNMLFISRVPSKLKQAKEILKNHNEEEFIQLDENYQAIQYTVDYEGMKQQWVLYKSSYAKSRGDKTIKKEYQEKEKQETKLIEKLQKRAFFCEADARKAFEEKTKKLECIMISEAKLISKPKYKTRGRPKPNAKPDHYEYYWIIETKPNEEYLKQKQNQKSGLFILATNDMTLSAKELLDEYKSQQRIERGFRFLKSPEFLSDAMFLKNPKRIEAMLMIMTLSLLVYSALEYRIRSELKNQNKSFPNQLGKPIQNPTARWVFENFFAIHLLLLNGQEQIVGLENKHRLILELLGSNYMGFYGINGERGAE from the coding sequence ATGTTACAACAAAAAGCAGTTATCAAGAACATGGATCACTTAGGACTAATAGCTGGTATGATAGACGAACTAAAGATAGCAGAAACCATAGATGATGAAATACCATCATCAAGCAAATCAAAGAACCTAAGCTATGGCGAAGCAACAAAGGCAATGATCCTTAACGGTCTTGGTTATGTCAACAAGCAACTCTACCTAACTCCTCTCTTCTTCAAAGACAAACCACTAAAGAGATTATTCGGAAGGGATGTTGACTTCTCTTGGTTCAACGATGATGCACTTGGTAGAACATTAGATAAGCTCTTTGAATACGGCGTAAGTGAACTGTATGAAAAGATAGCAAGCAGGGCACTCAAAATACTGAACCTTACACCCTCTACCATACACTTAGACAGCGCAAGCTTTCATCTTGACGGTAAGTATCCAAACCAAAAGACGAAAGAAGAAAAAGAAAAAGAAAAAGGAAAAGTAAAAGAAAGAAATGGAAAAGAAGAAAAGGGAAATAACAGTGAAGGAAAATGGGGAAAAGGAGGAAAAGAAGAAGAGTATGAGCCAACCCCAGTCTTTATCACCCAGGGATACAGCAGAGACCACCATCCAGAGCTCAATCAGGTGGTTTTAAATCTTATAGTAGAACACAAAGCAGGCATTCCCATATGGATGAAGCCTGCAGATGGTAATAAAATAGATACACAGGCATTTGCCAATATAGTAAAGGAGCATATTAACTCTTTAAAGAATGCTAATAATACAAAGACAAAGGTGATAGCCGATGCAGCCCTCTTTAGTTCTAAAACAATGGAAGAGTTTAAGAAAAACAACATGCTTTTCATCTCAAGGGTTCCATCGAAACTAAAACAGGCAAAAGAGATACTCAAAAACCACAATGAAGAGGAATTTATTCAGCTTGATGAGAACTATCAGGCTATCCAGTACACAGTAGATTATGAAGGAATGAAACAACAGTGGGTTTTATACAAAAGCAGTTATGCTAAATCAAGAGGGGACAAAACGATAAAGAAAGAGTATCAAGAAAAAGAAAAACAGGAAACAAAACTCATTGAGAAATTACAAAAGAGAGCATTTTTCTGTGAAGCTGATGCAAGAAAAGCATTTGAAGAAAAAACAAAGAAGTTAGAATGCATAATGATATCAGAGGCTAAACTCATATCAAAGCCCAAATACAAAACAAGAGGACGACCAAAACCAAATGCTAAACCAGACCACTATGAATACTACTGGATTATAGAGACCAAGCCAAATGAAGAATACCTAAAACAAAAACAGAACCAAAAGAGTGGCCTTTTTATCCTTGCAACCAATGATATGACACTGTCTGCCAAGGAACTGCTTGATGAGTATAAATCTCAACAGAGAATAGAAAGGGGCTTTAGGTTCTTAAAATCACCAGAGTTTTTAAGCGATGCCATGTTTCTAAAGAACCCAAAACGCATTGAAGCAATGCTTATGATAATGACACTCTCTTTGCTTGTCTATTCTGCCTTGGAATACAGAATAAGAAGTGAGCTTAAAAATCAAAACAAATCCTTTCCCAATCAACTTGGCAAACCCATTCAGAATCCCACTGCAAGATGGGTGTTTGAGAACTTCTTTGCTATACATCTACTCTTACTTAATGGGCAAGAGCAGATTGTTGGGTTGGAAAACAAGCATAGGCTGATATTGGAACTATTGGGTAGTAATTATATGGGGTTTTATGGTATAAATGGAGAAAGAGGTGCGGAATGA
- a CDS encoding conjugal transfer protein TraC gives MLTLRELKNMTRRNQFSDYLPYLAYDEDLKLYYNQDDTIGYIYEVTPRFFMGETTINMLKSLLSLVPDDSVVQFILFADPYVKPILDIYKNLKTRQYDIINLAVERYADFWLEGAEKGIKQASDIPSRYFRSFIAIKIPVKKAKDLDLDAFKYNATEILSGARLNPRILPVSELLDTLRRLFNDRVIVGKGYDDLKPINKQIITSETVIQAGLSDIHVGNKIYKCTTPKLFPGGSDGLNTFITNQLIGGIWGVASDAEQIITPFIFTLNVYPPFRTQTSILFDQTQMHRVKE, from the coding sequence TTGCTTACCTTAAGAGAACTTAAAAACATGACCAGAAGAAACCAATTCAGCGATTATTTGCCTTATCTGGCTTATGATGAGGATTTAAAGCTTTACTACAACCAGGACGACACGATAGGTTATATTTACGAAGTTACTCCCCGTTTTTTTATGGGGGAGACAACTATAAACATGCTCAAAAGCTTATTGTCTTTAGTTCCTGATGACTCTGTTGTTCAATTTATTCTCTTTGCTGATCCTTATGTTAAACCAATACTTGATATTTATAAAAATTTAAAAACCCGTCAGTATGACATAATTAACCTTGCTGTTGAAAGGTATGCTGATTTCTGGCTTGAGGGAGCAGAAAAAGGCATAAAGCAGGCATCTGATATTCCTTCAAGGTATTTTCGTTCTTTTATTGCCATTAAAATTCCTGTTAAAAAAGCCAAAGACCTTGACTTAGACGCTTTTAAATACAATGCAACAGAGATACTCTCAGGCGCAAGGCTTAATCCGAGAATTCTGCCTGTCAGTGAGTTGCTTGACACTCTAAGACGCCTGTTTAACGACAGGGTTATTGTTGGAAAGGGCTACGATGACCTAAAGCCGATAAACAAGCAGATTATCACCTCCGAAACGGTTATTCAAGCGGGGCTATCAGATATACATGTCGGTAATAAAATCTACAAATGCACCACACCTAAGCTTTTCCCGGGTGGCTCGGACGGTTTAAACACGTTTATAACCAACCAGCTCATCGGTGGTATCTGGGGTGTTGCATCCGATGCCGAACAAATCATCACGCCGTTTATATTTACCCTCAACGTTTACCCCCCTTTCCGCACCCAAACCTCTATTTTATTTGACCAAACCCAAATGCACAGAGTAAAAGAATGA
- a CDS encoding helix-turn-helix domain-containing protein, with protein MYYSVKALLSIGKNVSQIARELKIDRKTVRKIKKRVESGEIETPTIKRKSILDPYKDEIMEYLKSGLSAVLIHQKLKEKHSLNVSYSSVKRYIRKLKPGEPFIPLISPPGQEAQVDFGYAGYFYNSRRKKKVKYWIFSMVLSYSETSPNFCVSLIIPNPSSLFNSLPKLSNKHLIQFISFSLNQRINIPGFV; from the coding sequence ATGTATTACTCGGTAAAAGCACTACTGAGTATTGGGAAAAATGTCTCACAGATTGCAAGAGAGCTAAAGATTGACAGGAAAACAGTCAGAAAGATTAAGAAGAGGGTAGAAAGTGGGGAGATTGAAACACCCACCATCAAAAGGAAAAGTATCCTTGATCCATACAAGGATGAAATCATGGAGTATTTAAAAAGTGGTCTCTCCGCTGTTTTAATCCACCAGAAGTTAAAAGAAAAGCATAGTCTAAATGTAAGCTATAGCTCTGTGAAACGCTACATCAGGAAGCTAAAGCCAGGTGAGCCCTTCATCCCCTTAATAAGCCCACCTGGCCAAGAAGCCCAAGTAGATTTCGGCTATGCCGGTTATTTCTATAATAGCAGAAGAAAAAAGAAAGTAAAGTACTGGATATTCTCAATGGTTTTGTCCTATTCGGAGACATCCCCTAATTTTTGTGTCTCTCTCATCATACCAAATCCCTCCTCACTCTTCAACTCCCTTCCCAAACTTAGCAACAAACATCTGATTCAGTTCATATCTTTTAGCCTTAATCAGAGGATTAACATTCCAGGTTTTGTGTAA
- a CDS encoding IS256 family transposase, translating to MNRKMLKEIISNMDMDVVKELDEYGKNKLATLMEGLLIEIMGKERYEYLLENPEDKGNGTYKRSLNTGLGKLNLDVPRTRSGNFRSHLLPPKYQRYDESFEDLIFSFLINGDSKQEIVHKMKLRGLDFSEKAYDEIFEYIKTQMLEFKSKELQENYYFLYIDAYHCMVKDEKDKRVKRAVVYTVVGIDTNAQKTLLGYYSFFGSENRSTWMEVFQDLINRGMKRVLMFICDDFNGISEAIRAFFPYSDIQKCTVHASRNVYKHMKKEDASYVNKKLKEIKYSCDTFEKGIEIFKTEIIDRFKDQYKTYTKYLDSRKEELLAFLKYPEVIRKYINSTNTVESVHSSFEKQRLKKGGFFQSMDILNVALFIATDKLHKTWNVNPLIKAKRYELNQMFVAKFGKGVEE from the coding sequence ATGAACAGAAAGATGCTTAAGGAGATAATCTCAAACATGGATATGGATGTAGTAAAGGAGTTGGATGAATACGGAAAGAATAAACTGGCCACCCTAATGGAAGGACTACTTATTGAGATAATGGGTAAGGAAAGATACGAGTACTTACTTGAGAACCCAGAAGACAAAGGCAATGGAACCTACAAAAGGAGCCTAAACACAGGCCTTGGTAAACTGAATTTGGATGTCCCAAGAACAAGGAGCGGAAACTTCCGCTCTCATCTTCTCCCTCCCAAATATCAAAGGTATGATGAAAGCTTTGAGGATTTAATCTTCTCCTTCCTAATCAATGGAGACTCAAAACAGGAAATCGTGCACAAGATGAAATTGAGAGGACTGGATTTTAGTGAAAAAGCATACGATGAGATATTTGAATACATAAAGACACAGATGCTTGAATTTAAATCCAAAGAACTTCAGGAAAACTACTATTTTCTATACATAGACGCCTATCACTGTATGGTAAAGGATGAAAAGGATAAAAGGGTAAAGAGAGCTGTCGTTTACACTGTTGTAGGGATAGACACAAATGCTCAAAAAACACTCCTTGGATATTACTCATTCTTTGGTAGTGAGAACAGATCCACCTGGATGGAAGTATTCCAGGATTTAATCAACAGGGGAATGAAAAGGGTCTTAATGTTCATCTGTGATGATTTCAACGGAATCTCAGAGGCAATAAGAGCCTTCTTTCCTTACTCGGATATTCAGAAATGCACAGTTCATGCATCAAGAAACGTATACAAGCATATGAAAAAGGAGGATGCCTCATATGTGAACAAAAAGCTCAAGGAGATTAAATACTCCTGTGATACCTTTGAAAAAGGGATAGAGATTTTCAAAACAGAGATAATTGACAGATTCAAAGACCAATACAAGACCTACACCAAATATTTAGACTCAAGAAAAGAAGAACTCCTTGCCTTCTTAAAGTACCCTGAGGTAATAAGAAAGTACATCAATTCAACAAACACTGTTGAATCTGTACATTCATCCTTTGAAAAACAAAGGCTAAAGAAAGGAGGGTTCTTCCAGTCCATGGATATCCTAAATGTTGCCCTTTTCATTGCAACAGATAAATTACACAAAACCTGGAATGTTAATCCTCTGATTAAGGCTAAAAGATATGAACTGAATCAGATGTTTGTTGCTAAGTTTGGGAAGGGAGTTGAAGAGTGA
- a CDS encoding mechanosensitive ion channel domain-containing protein yields MFSKCRSVLIFFLYVLLINFSASQAASIDQNLFKGTRAQLIEKYQSMLNNTPNTQDFLVKRTLLSTLINIVSSKDKQYQQINQNINTKDQLAFLKLLKYIASLHLEYEFINNKLTQIDKKLKLLEESINQAKNTDKNLQILQLQYVMYILTKDKLAKRANFLSANFPKWKNLLYNLFLKVKFEPAPLKDEIEKLKVKYSKLEEKLQQLSIENDRLTLTNDIKNLNKTQKTIKNIIKSKDGIVLKIIDNYMLIYLHRIKNGKTGFSKDLNIWMGKINDKEYLALVQEENNLILYIEKRKIGNLRMFMNHSKQAAIQIISNIWDFITKPLFSIASSKISILSLFLSIVIFIIGIKVGKTYKTKVRNARLSRNIADSTKIILSNVGYYIIILITFFIALRTIGVNLSSFTVILGALSVGVGFGLQNIVSNFIAGIILMLESSIRVGDYIEISDNLRGIVKDIQIRSTTILTNDHIEVVVPNQTLFQSNVINWTLTERTRRFRIPFSVAYGTDLDRVEKIVLEALNKSDLNFVKDSSTKKPQVVMIAMNSSSVDFNLDVWVSGIDLIYPRRTSSKFLKLIYKTLYENGIAIPFPQLDVHVRDLPDT; encoded by the coding sequence ATGTTTTCTAAGTGTAGAAGTGTATTAATTTTTTTCTTATATGTTTTGCTAATAAATTTTTCAGCCTCCCAGGCAGCGAGCATAGATCAAAATCTCTTTAAAGGCACAAGGGCACAACTAATTGAAAAATACCAAAGTATGCTAAATAATACACCCAACACACAGGATTTTTTAGTCAAAAGAACACTTCTATCTACACTTATAAACATCGTATCATCTAAAGATAAACAATACCAACAAATAAACCAAAATATAAATACAAAAGATCAACTTGCTTTTCTAAAGCTACTTAAATATATAGCAAGCTTACATTTGGAGTACGAGTTTATAAACAACAAACTAACTCAAATAGATAAAAAACTAAAGCTTTTGGAAGAAAGTATAAATCAGGCTAAGAATACCGATAAGAATTTACAAATACTGCAATTGCAGTATGTTATGTATATACTCACCAAAGACAAACTAGCAAAAAGGGCAAACTTTTTGAGTGCTAATTTTCCCAAATGGAAAAATCTCCTATACAACCTGTTTCTAAAAGTGAAATTCGAGCCCGCACCCTTAAAGGATGAAATAGAAAAATTAAAAGTGAAGTACTCAAAATTAGAGGAAAAACTACAACAACTCAGCATAGAAAACGACAGGCTCACGCTTACAAACGACATAAAAAACCTAAATAAAACGCAGAAAACCATAAAAAACATTATTAAATCAAAAGACGGCATTGTATTAAAGATTATAGACAATTACATGTTAATTTATCTCCATAGAATAAAAAATGGAAAAACAGGTTTTAGCAAAGATTTAAATATATGGATGGGAAAAATTAATGATAAAGAGTATTTAGCTTTAGTCCAAGAAGAAAATAATCTTATCCTGTATATTGAAAAGAGAAAGATAGGAAACCTTAGAATGTTTATGAATCACTCAAAGCAGGCCGCAATACAGATAATATCAAATATATGGGACTTTATAACAAAACCCCTGTTTAGCATAGCTTCAAGCAAAATAAGCATACTAAGCCTTTTTTTATCCATAGTGATTTTCATTATAGGAATAAAGGTTGGTAAAACTTATAAGACTAAAGTAAGAAACGCCCGATTATCAAGAAACATAGCTGATTCAACAAAGATAATACTCTCTAATGTCGGTTACTATATCATAATCCTAATAACTTTTTTTATAGCTCTACGTACGATTGGCGTAAACCTATCTTCTTTCACGGTCATACTGGGAGCTTTATCTGTAGGTGTAGGCTTTGGCCTGCAAAACATAGTGTCTAATTTTATTGCCGGAATAATACTAATGCTTGAAAGCAGCATAAGGGTAGGTGATTATATAGAGATTTCAGATAATCTCAGAGGCATTGTTAAAGATATTCAAATTCGATCAACGACCATACTAACAAATGACCACATCGAGGTGGTTGTTCCTAACCAAACGCTTTTCCAGAGCAACGTTATCAATTGGACACTTACAGAGAGAACGCGTAGATTCAGAATACCGTTTAGTGTAGCCTACGGAACGGATCTCGATAGAGTTGAAAAGATAGTTTTAGAGGCATTAAACAAAAGTGATTTAAATTTCGTTAAAGACAGTTCAACAAAAAAGCCTCAGGTTGTTATGATAGCAATGAATAGTAGCAGTGTTGATTTTAATTTGGATGTCTGGGTAAGCGGAATAGATTTAATATACCCCCGAAGAACATCATCAAAATTTTTAAAACTTATATATAAAACGCTTTATGAAAATGGCATTGCAATTCCATTCCCACAACTGGATGTACACGTAAGAGACCTTCCTGACACTTAG